In Candidatus Sodalis pierantonius str. SOPE, one DNA window encodes the following:
- a CDS encoding IS5 family transposase translates to MAKQKFKITNWPAYNNALRQRGDLTVWLDESAIAAWTESTPPEHRGRPLHYTDMAITTVLMIKRVFNLSLRALQGFVDSIFKLMGLSLRCPDYSLVSRRAKTVDISIKTPTRGEISHLVIDGTGLKVFGEGAWKVRQHGAERRRVWRKLHLAVDSVTHEIICADLSLSGTTDAQALPGLINQTHRKIREASADSAYDTRYCHDALLRKKIKPLIPPRSGAQYWPARYYERNHAVANQHLSGNNDTWKKKVGYHRRSLAETAMFRFKTLLGGHLSLHDYDAQVGEAMAMVKALNRITLLGMPNSVRIM, encoded by the coding sequence ATGGCAAAGCAAAAGTTTAAAATCACCAACTGGCCCGCATACAACAATGCGCTCAGGCAGCGGGGGGACCTGACAGTATGGCTTGATGAGTCAGCCATTGCTGCATGGACTGAGAGTACACCACCTGAACATCGTGGCCGGCCGCTTCACTACACCGATATGGCCATTACCACGGTTCTGATGATAAAACGCGTGTTTAACCTTTCGCTCCGGGCGTTACAGGGTTTCGTTGACTCGATTTTTAAACTGATGGGGCTGTCGCTGCGCTGCCCAGATTACTCTCTGGTCAGCCGGCGAGCAAAAACCGTCGACATCAGCATAAAAACGCCAACCCGCGGCGAAATCTCACACCTGGTCATCGATGGCACCGGCCTGAAAGTCTTCGGCGAAGGCGCATGGAAAGTCAGGCAGCATGGGGCTGAGAGGCGCAGAGTATGGCGCAAGCTTCATCTGGCAGTAGATAGCGTGACACATGAAATTATCTGTGCCGATTTATCGCTAAGCGGTACGACAGATGCGCAGGCGCTGCCCGGGCTGATTAACCAAACCCACCGGAAAATCAGGGAAGCGTCGGCTGACAGTGCTTACGATACGCGTTACTGTCATGATGCTCTGCTGAGGAAAAAAATAAAGCCGCTTATCCCACCGCGAAGTGGTGCGCAATATTGGCCAGCTCGATACTATGAGCGTAACCATGCGGTGGCAAATCAGCATCTGAGCGGCAATAACGATACCTGGAAAAAGAAAGTAGGTTATCACCGGCGTTCACTGGCTGAAACGGCCATGTTCCGGTTTAAAACACTTCTGGGTGGTCATCTGAGTCTGCATGACTATGACGCGCAGGTAGGTGAGGCAATGGCAATGGTTAAAGCACTTAACCGGATCACACTGTTAGGAATGCCAAACAGCGTCCGCATCATGTAA
- the bcsO gene encoding cellulose biosynthesis protein BcsO, which yields MNNYDDIKRFKEKLNMEPIDYKEIAENNLNSSASSWTIIKHIVNADKPFHPLEQGHSTLPSPAPISQQEFSARPAAPNASHTPAPFAQGRRGQNHCKRQFSLCPGPQRQQSAGY from the coding sequence ATGAATAATTATGATGACATTAAGCGATTCAAAGAAAAGCTGAATATGGAACCTATTGATTATAAAGAAATCGCTGAGAATAATCTTAATAGTTCCGCTTCCAGCTGGACAATCATCAAGCACATCGTTAATGCCGATAAGCCGTTCCATCCCCTAGAGCAAGGGCATTCGACCCTACCGTCGCCGGCGCCGATATCGCAACAAGAGTTTAGCGCCCGTCCGGCGGCGCCGAATGCGTCGCATACCCCAGCGCCGTTCGCCCAAGGGCGGCGTGGGCAAAACCACTGTAAGCGCCAATTTAGCCTATGCCCTGGCCCGCAGCGGCAGCAAAGTGCTGGTTATTGA
- a CDS encoding cellulose biosynthesis cyclic di-GMP-binding regulatory protein BcsB has translation MSFQDDGFSGGGQLQSGIIFTLAQNQVVTNAHLSLALKVSPALAARDTRLRLMLNGQDLGDIRLNQTASGNNVYRLDVPSAMVVGKNNLSFSVSDDNTLTCERDLTDKYWVTLLPDTHMQLSSKILDTGRDLSHFPRPLFDPQSMKGSSLAFLFSRTLKPDAVEAASILASYFGLHSSYRSVDFAVLLDALPAQNGILFGEPEDKIGTLTLPQVTGPTLQVINNPQNPVYKLLLVVGRNGAELRQAAWQLISTPLPAKQDVIQVQEQAIPERQPYDAPRWIDTSRPVYLKELTQDIQSLTASGLYHDGIRIGFRAAPDLFMWDGDHIPVYVGYRFPADSGIDEDHSKLDVTLNGTFLYSLPVNKRGLLKGLWRKLGGDSRQERYTLQLAPYLIYGDNQMQFYFSLRPKPNAPCSLLTSNTIKSRIDPDSYIDLSRTYHFGLLSNISYYVGASFPFTRMADFSQTVMLLPAKPQAAEIATLMAMAARAGNATGIRGDVAVINNENGVRSFSVGALFPRGEMPWYMRVLWYANQHIILLALCGLLCALLVGSGVYLLLARHAAKRLANSANPHQDQ, from the coding sequence ATGTCATTTCAGGATGATGGTTTCTCTGGCGGCGGTCAGTTGCAATCGGGGATTATCTTCACCCTGGCGCAAAATCAGGTAGTCACCAACGCCCATCTCTCTTTGGCGCTGAAAGTGTCGCCGGCGCTGGCGGCGCGGGATACCCGCCTGCGCTTGATGCTCAACGGCCAAGATCTGGGCGATATCCGCCTAAATCAAACGGCGAGCGGCAATAACGTCTATCGGCTGGACGTCCCGTCGGCGATGGTGGTGGGGAAAAACAATCTAAGCTTCAGCGTCAGCGATGATAATACGCTTACCTGCGAGCGGGATCTGACCGACAAATATTGGGTAACCCTCCTGCCCGACACCCATATGCAGTTAAGCAGCAAAATCCTTGATACCGGTAGGGATTTATCTCATTTTCCCCGTCCGCTCTTTGATCCGCAATCGATGAAAGGCTCCTCGCTGGCCTTCCTGTTTTCCCGGACGCTAAAACCGGATGCGGTGGAAGCCGCCAGTATATTGGCCTCCTATTTTGGCCTGCATTCCAGCTACCGCAGCGTCGATTTCGCCGTATTGCTCGACGCGCTGCCGGCGCAAAACGGCATCCTGTTCGGCGAACCGGAGGACAAAATCGGCACGCTGACCCTGCCGCAGGTAACGGGCCCGACGCTGCAGGTCATCAATAATCCGCAAAATCCGGTGTATAAACTGCTGCTGGTGGTGGGACGCAACGGCGCCGAGCTGCGCCAGGCCGCGTGGCAGTTGATTTCGACGCCGCTGCCGGCAAAACAGGATGTCATCCAGGTGCAGGAGCAAGCCATACCTGAACGCCAGCCTTATGACGCGCCGCGCTGGATAGACACCAGTCGCCCGGTCTATCTGAAGGAACTGACGCAGGACATCCAATCACTGACCGCCAGCGGGCTGTATCACGACGGCATCCGCATTGGCTTTCGCGCCGCGCCGGATCTGTTTATGTGGGACGGCGACCACATTCCGGTCTACGTTGGTTACCGCTTTCCCGCCGACAGCGGAATCGATGAAGATCACTCCAAACTGGATGTCACCCTCAACGGCACCTTCCTTTACAGCCTGCCGGTGAACAAGCGCGGCCTGCTGAAAGGGTTGTGGCGTAAGCTGGGCGGCGATTCCCGTCAGGAACGCTATACCTTGCAACTGGCGCCCTATCTTATTTATGGCGATAACCAGATGCAATTCTATTTCTCTTTGCGGCCGAAGCCGAATGCCCCCTGTAGCCTGCTCACCAGCAATACCATTAAAAGCCGCATCGATCCGGACTCGTATATTGATTTGAGCCGCACCTATCATTTCGGCCTGCTGTCGAATATTTCCTATTATGTGGGCGCCTCGTTTCCTTTTACCCGTATGGCCGACTTTTCCCAGACGGTGATGCTGCTGCCGGCCAAACCGCAGGCGGCGGAAATCGCCACGCTGATGGCGATGGCGGCCCGCGCCGGCAATGCCACCGGCATTCGCGGCGATGTGGCGGTGATTAATAACGAGAATGGCGTACGCAGCTTTAGCGTCGGCGCGCTGTTCCCGCGCGGTGAAATGCCCTGGTACATGCGGGTGCTGTGGTACGCCAATCAGCACATCATCCTGCTCGCGCTGTGCGGGCTGTTATGTGCCCTGCTGGTCGGCAGCGGTGTTTATCTTCTGCTGGCTCGCCATGCCGCCAAACGGCTGGCCAACAGCGCCAACCCTCATCAGGATCAGTAA
- the bcsA gene encoding UDP-forming cellulose synthase catalytic subunit codes for MNKPLFYLLLLLMLPTATIVVITPMDSDKQYFFGLVSLGLMLVLGISKSPYVNVVLVVMSCLMSTRYIYWRASETLHFYTTFEACLGIGLFIAELYAWVILVLGYLQTTWPLKRRIEPMPDDLSLWPTVDIYVSTYNESLDVVRDTVLAAQCIDYPRDKMRIYILDDGKRSEFAVFAADAGVGYITRDDNKHAKAGNLNHALTLTRGELICVFDCDHVATRGFLQATVGSFLIDPRLALLQTPHYFYSPDPFERNLSAARHNPNEGALFYGPVQQGYDNWNATFFCGSCAVIRRTALEETHGFAVETVTEDAHTELKLQRKGWNSAFLAIPLAAGLATERLGLHVIQRIRWARGMTQILRMDNPLFGRGLKWQQRLCYLNAMLHFQYGLPRVVFLTVSLAYLLFNQNIIASSASTIFAYVLPHLFMAIWLNSRMNGRYRYTFWGEIYETVMAFHLIIPTLLTLISPKHGKFNVTDKGGLLDEGFFDAHIVRPHIIVACLLVLGIIAGIARAVMYDYFNVDPRVIVFNVVWAKLSVIILLAAIAVAKETRQVRKTIRVEVTIPAIIHYASGISVVSETRDLSMGGVKLVTPDDRYLHDTLEEVELRLQSGSVCIPVSVIHTGPDVIRLMFKDMPLDKRRELVRVVMARADAWLAPPYPRDRPLRSFASIVRCVFELFYNTWKERGQKKKHARSAGPGETA; via the coding sequence ATGAATAAACCGCTGTTTTATCTGCTGTTACTTTTAATGCTCCCCACCGCCACAATCGTAGTGATTACGCCGATGGACAGCGATAAACAGTATTTTTTCGGTCTGGTCAGCCTGGGACTGATGCTCGTGCTCGGCATCAGTAAAAGCCCTTATGTGAATGTCGTGCTGGTGGTAATGTCATGCCTGATGTCAACGCGCTATATCTACTGGCGCGCCAGCGAAACGCTGCACTTTTACACCACATTTGAAGCCTGTTTGGGCATCGGGCTTTTTATCGCCGAGCTTTACGCCTGGGTCATTCTGGTTTTGGGTTATTTACAGACCACCTGGCCGCTAAAACGCCGCATTGAACCCATGCCGGATGATCTCTCCCTGTGGCCGACGGTAGATATTTATGTTTCCACCTACAACGAGAGTCTGGATGTGGTGCGCGATACCGTATTGGCGGCGCAATGCATTGATTACCCGCGCGATAAAATGCGTATCTATATTCTCGATGATGGCAAGCGTAGCGAATTTGCGGTGTTTGCCGCCGACGCCGGCGTAGGCTATATCACCCGCGACGATAATAAACACGCAAAAGCGGGCAACCTTAACCATGCCCTGACCCTGACCCGGGGCGAACTGATTTGCGTGTTTGACTGCGACCACGTCGCGACGCGCGGTTTCCTGCAAGCCACCGTCGGCAGTTTTCTCATTGACCCGCGGCTGGCGCTGCTGCAAACGCCGCACTATTTTTATTCTCCCGACCCGTTCGAGCGCAATCTCTCGGCGGCGCGGCATAACCCGAATGAGGGCGCGCTGTTTTACGGACCGGTGCAGCAGGGCTACGATAACTGGAACGCGACCTTCTTCTGTGGCTCCTGCGCGGTAATTCGCCGGACGGCGCTGGAGGAAACCCACGGCTTTGCGGTGGAGACCGTCACCGAAGATGCCCATACCGAGCTCAAACTACAGCGTAAGGGCTGGAATTCGGCCTTCTTGGCGATCCCGCTGGCGGCCGGCCTGGCCACCGAACGACTGGGGCTGCATGTCATCCAGCGTATCCGCTGGGCGCGCGGCATGACACAAATCTTGCGCATGGATAACCCGCTATTCGGCCGCGGACTGAAGTGGCAACAGCGATTGTGCTATCTCAACGCCATGCTGCATTTTCAATACGGCCTGCCGCGGGTGGTATTTTTAACCGTGTCGCTGGCGTATCTCCTTTTCAACCAGAATATTATCGCCTCGTCGGCCAGTACGATTTTCGCCTATGTGCTACCACATCTGTTTATGGCCATCTGGCTGAATTCACGCATGAACGGCCGTTACCGTTACACCTTCTGGGGTGAGATTTACGAAACGGTGATGGCGTTTCATTTGATCATCCCGACCCTGTTGACCCTCATCTCCCCCAAGCATGGCAAATTTAACGTGACGGATAAGGGTGGCTTGTTGGATGAGGGGTTTTTCGACGCCCACATCGTGCGCCCGCATATCATCGTGGCCTGTTTGCTGGTGCTGGGCATTATCGCGGGGATAGCGCGGGCGGTCATGTATGACTATTTCAACGTCGACCCGCGCGTCATCGTGTTCAACGTCGTGTGGGCGAAGCTCAGCGTTATTATTTTGCTGGCGGCCATCGCGGTGGCCAAAGAAACGCGCCAGGTGCGCAAAACCATCCGCGTCGAAGTGACGATTCCGGCCATCATTCATTACGCCAGCGGCATCTCCGTGGTCAGCGAAACGCGGGATCTCTCCATGGGCGGCGTGAAATTGGTGACGCCGGACGATCGCTATCTTCACGACACGCTTGAAGAGGTGGAGCTACGGCTGCAATCAGGAAGCGTCTGCATTCCGGTCAGCGTGATCCACACCGGCCCGGACGTGATTCGGCTCATGTTTAAAGATATGCCTCTGGATAAGCGGCGCGAGCTGGTACGGGTGGTGATGGCGCGCGCCGATGCCTGGCTGGCGCCCCCCTACCCGCGCGATCGTCCTTTGCGCTCATTTGCCAGCATTGTGCGCTGCGTATTCGAGTTGTTCTATAACACTTGGAAAGAACGCGGTCAGAAGAAAAAGCACGCCCGGTCCGCCGGGCCAGGTGAGACGGCATAA